The Saxibacter everestensis genome has a window encoding:
- a CDS encoding HelD family protein: MGGTQAEIDVEQANLDQLYGRLDALRIDANQRLASIRRTSPGGNHQARSERDAFATLYEDQIVRLNSAEDRLCFGRLDLADSTVPRYIGRIGLSDEDQQRLLIDWRAPAAEPFYQATSGSPAGVARRRHLITRGRSVTGIEDDVLDLGALTDSQRAELSGEGALIAALESNRTGRMGDIVATIQSEQDRIIRREMAGVLVVQGGPGTGKTAVALHRAAYLLYKHRERIARSGVLLVGPSPVFLRYIEQVLPSLGETGAVLTTAGNLFPGVETNRHDGPEVAALKGDARMARVLRRAIAARQRIPEADQDLDVEGRIVTLTRAAVRSAREKARRTNLPHNEARVTFVKQLLRQLTDQLGEAIGGTIDQGDRAELLNDVRSSRDVRIALNLAWMPLIPQKFVADLFAHPERLAAATPEFSSAERELLGRDAGAPWTVEDVPLLDEAAELIGEDPQASARAEQDQQADSAEQLKYAQSVLEMTGTEEYLTAGSLAERFANNGRRITTAERATEDRTWAYGHLVVDEAQELSPMMWRLLFRRVPSRSATLVGDIAQTSSPAGTRDWAQVLAPHVGNRWQLEELTINYRTPGQIMKLAAETITADFPDLPVPSSVREGKWAPDIERFADDASLLAALPTRLRHEKALLDGGKIAVIAPDSLLRQVHDAIGADGITLGVGPGGLDADIALMSPTDVKGLEFDGVLVVQPGTIRGTTAGGLGDLYVSLTRPTQRLAVVTTDDFGQSV, from the coding sequence ATGGGTGGCACACAAGCCGAGATCGACGTCGAACAAGCTAACCTTGATCAACTCTATGGCCGCTTGGACGCGCTCAGAATCGACGCGAATCAGCGTCTGGCAAGCATTAGAAGAACCTCTCCCGGCGGAAACCATCAGGCCCGGTCGGAACGCGATGCGTTCGCGACCCTGTACGAAGACCAGATTGTCCGGCTGAACAGCGCGGAGGATCGACTCTGCTTCGGACGTCTCGATCTCGCGGACAGCACTGTTCCCCGCTATATCGGGCGGATCGGGCTATCCGACGAGGATCAGCAGCGGCTGCTGATCGATTGGCGTGCGCCGGCGGCCGAGCCGTTCTATCAGGCGACGAGTGGTTCGCCGGCCGGAGTGGCCCGACGCAGGCACCTGATCACCCGAGGACGGTCGGTCACCGGGATCGAGGACGACGTCCTCGACCTCGGCGCGCTCACCGATTCACAGCGGGCCGAACTCAGCGGCGAAGGCGCCCTGATCGCCGCGCTCGAATCGAATCGGACCGGAAGGATGGGCGATATCGTCGCGACCATCCAGTCCGAGCAGGACAGGATCATCAGGCGGGAGATGGCTGGGGTGCTCGTCGTCCAGGGTGGACCAGGCACCGGCAAAACCGCGGTAGCCCTGCACCGCGCGGCCTACCTGCTCTACAAGCACCGGGAGCGGATAGCGCGTTCCGGTGTCCTGCTGGTGGGGCCGAGCCCGGTCTTCCTGCGCTACATCGAACAGGTGCTGCCCTCGCTCGGCGAAACCGGCGCAGTGCTGACAACCGCGGGCAACCTGTTCCCAGGCGTCGAAACCAATCGGCACGACGGCCCCGAGGTGGCTGCGCTCAAGGGTGATGCCCGGATGGCTCGCGTGCTCCGGCGCGCGATCGCCGCCCGGCAGCGGATACCCGAGGCCGACCAGGATCTCGATGTGGAGGGCCGGATCGTCACACTGACTCGTGCCGCGGTCCGCTCCGCCCGGGAGAAGGCGCGCCGGACCAATCTGCCCCATAACGAGGCCAGGGTCACGTTCGTCAAACAACTGCTGCGCCAGCTCACCGACCAGCTCGGCGAGGCGATCGGCGGGACGATCGACCAGGGCGATCGCGCCGAACTGCTGAACGACGTCCGCTCATCACGGGATGTGCGAATTGCGTTGAACCTCGCCTGGATGCCGTTGATACCGCAGAAGTTCGTCGCCGACCTGTTCGCTCATCCAGAACGGCTTGCCGCAGCCACGCCGGAGTTCAGCAGCGCCGAGCGAGAGCTGCTGGGCCGCGACGCCGGCGCGCCATGGACGGTGGAAGACGTACCCCTGCTGGATGAGGCGGCGGAGTTGATCGGCGAAGATCCGCAGGCCAGCGCCCGGGCCGAGCAGGATCAACAGGCGGACAGCGCCGAGCAGCTGAAGTACGCACAGTCGGTCCTGGAGATGACTGGAACTGAAGAGTACCTCACTGCCGGTTCCCTGGCCGAGCGGTTCGCCAACAACGGACGGCGGATCACCACAGCCGAACGCGCCACGGAAGACCGCACCTGGGCGTACGGCCATCTGGTCGTGGACGAGGCGCAGGAGCTCTCCCCGATGATGTGGCGACTGTTGTTCCGGCGGGTGCCGAGCAGGTCGGCAACACTGGTCGGCGATATCGCCCAGACGTCTTCGCCGGCCGGCACCCGCGACTGGGCACAGGTCCTGGCGCCGCATGTCGGCAATCGCTGGCAGCTGGAAGAACTGACGATCAACTACCGAACGCCGGGCCAGATCATGAAACTGGCCGCCGAAACAATCACCGCCGACTTCCCGGACCTGCCAGTTCCGTCCTCGGTTCGGGAGGGCAAATGGGCACCGGATATCGAAAGGTTCGCCGATGACGCGTCCCTGCTCGCCGCGCTGCCCACGCGGCTACGGCACGAAAAGGCGTTGCTGGACGGTGGCAAGATCGCGGTGATTGCACCGGACTCGCTTCTTCGGCAGGTGCACGACGCAATCGGAGCGGACGGGATCACTCTCGGTGTCGGACCGGGCGGACTCGACGCCGATATCGCCCTGATGTCGCCGACCGACGTCAAGGGCCTGGAGTTCGACGGTGTCCTCGTTGTGCAACCCGGCACGATCCGGGGTACCACCGCGGGCGGGCTCGGAGACCTGTACGTTTCGCTGACCAGGCCGACCCAGCGCCTCGCCGTCGTGACCACCGACGACTTCGGTCAATCGGTTTGA
- a CDS encoding universal stress protein gives MSIIVGYLPTPEGHAALDRALEEARLRASNVVIVNRSSSAAASEGEPAQDEKVAQVLADASVAAEVIDPADDEDPAESLIAAAEQHDGELIVIGLRKRNPVGKLILGANAQRILLDAGCPVLAVKSPGPAA, from the coding sequence ATGTCGATCATTGTTGGATATCTCCCGACGCCCGAGGGGCATGCGGCTCTTGACCGGGCGCTCGAGGAGGCCAGGCTCCGGGCAAGCAACGTGGTGATCGTTAACCGGAGCTCATCGGCAGCGGCGTCGGAAGGTGAACCGGCGCAGGACGAGAAGGTCGCTCAGGTTCTTGCCGACGCTTCGGTCGCGGCGGAAGTCATCGATCCTGCCGATGACGAGGACCCCGCTGAGTCACTCATCGCCGCCGCCGAACAGCATGATGGCGAGCTGATAGTGATCGGGCTGCGTAAGCGAAATCCGGTCGGAAAGCTGATCCTCGGCGCGAACGCGCAGCGCATCCTGCTCGACGCTGGCTGCCCCGTTCTGGCGGTGAAATCGCCAGGCCCGGCAGCCTGA
- a CDS encoding DUF7455 domain-containing protein, translating to MTDSATLEAPLTVADRCDQCGAQAFLRVHLNSGELLFCAHHGRKHQDALRATAVRVQDETDKLVENV from the coding sequence ATGACTGACTCAGCAACACTAGAGGCACCCCTGACCGTCGCCGATCGCTGCGACCAGTGCGGAGCACAGGCTTTCCTCCGGGTACACCTGAACTCGGGCGAACTCCTGTTCTGCGCGCACCACGGCCGCAAGCACCAGGACGCCCTGCGGGCAACCGCCGTTCGGGTTCAGGACGAGACCGACAAGCTTGTCGAGAACGTCTGA
- a CDS encoding DNA gyrase/topoisomerase IV subunit B — translation MTSTTSGAAYTARHLSVLEGLEAVRKRPGMYIGSTDSRGLMHCLWEIIDNSVDEALAGHCDRIEIVLHADGSVEVSDNGRGIPVDIEPKTGLTGVEVVFTKLHAGGKFGGGSYAASGGLHGVGASVVNALSARLDVDVTRNGKVHRMCFRRGEPGTFDDKGQGRKPDSRFSPFVDGSILAVAAKAKRGLTGTRVRYWADEQIFIAGAKFSYQELADRARQTSFLVPGLTIVVNDLRERPAPLDGEPEKPREEVFFHEGGIAEFADFLAIDPPLTDVWRLQGSGNFTETVPVLDDKGHMVSKETSRVADVDIAVRWGTGYDTTVKSYVNIIATPKGGTHLAGFEQSLLKTLRKNVEANSRKLKAGNDKLDKDDVLAGLTAVVTVRLAEPQFEGQTKEVLGTSAVRSIVSKVVETELNAILTSSKRQEKQQASQLLDKVVAEMKSRISARMHKETQRRKTALESSSLPAKLYDCRKSDLRTSELFIVEGDSAMGTAKAARNSEHQALLPIRGKILNVQKASVGDMLSNTECAAIIQVIGAGSGRSFDIDASRYGKVVIMTDADVDGAHIRTLLLTLFFRYMRPLVDAGNVYAAVPPLHRIEIINSGSKPNEVVYTYSEAELHALVKKLNRSNRRYKEPIQRYKGLGEMDADQLAETTMDPRARTLRRVQIADAAAAEKTFELLMGSDVAPRKEFIVTGADDLDRERIDA, via the coding sequence TTGACGTCAACAACATCAGGGGCGGCATACACTGCCCGCCACCTTTCGGTGCTCGAAGGCCTGGAGGCGGTACGCAAACGCCCCGGCATGTACATCGGCTCAACGGACTCCCGTGGACTCATGCACTGCCTCTGGGAAATCATCGACAACTCGGTCGATGAAGCCCTAGCCGGACACTGCGACCGGATCGAGATCGTGCTGCATGCCGATGGATCGGTTGAGGTCTCGGACAACGGCCGAGGCATCCCGGTCGATATCGAACCCAAGACCGGCCTGACCGGCGTCGAAGTCGTCTTCACCAAACTGCACGCCGGCGGCAAGTTCGGCGGTGGATCATATGCCGCCTCCGGTGGCCTGCACGGCGTCGGGGCGAGCGTGGTCAACGCACTGTCAGCCCGGCTGGATGTTGACGTGACCCGCAATGGCAAGGTGCACCGGATGTGCTTTCGCCGCGGTGAACCGGGCACGTTCGACGACAAGGGTCAAGGGCGTAAGCCCGATTCACGGTTCAGTCCCTTCGTCGATGGCTCGATCCTCGCGGTGGCAGCCAAGGCCAAGCGGGGGCTGACCGGCACCCGGGTCCGCTACTGGGCCGACGAACAGATCTTCATCGCCGGTGCGAAGTTCTCCTATCAGGAACTTGCCGATCGCGCCCGGCAGACCTCGTTCCTGGTTCCGGGACTAACCATCGTGGTCAACGACCTCCGTGAACGTCCGGCGCCGCTGGACGGTGAACCGGAGAAGCCGCGCGAAGAGGTGTTCTTCCACGAGGGTGGAATCGCCGAGTTCGCTGACTTCCTGGCGATCGATCCGCCACTCACCGACGTCTGGCGGCTGCAGGGCTCGGGGAACTTCACCGAAACTGTGCCGGTTCTGGACGATAAGGGACACATGGTGTCCAAGGAAACCTCAAGGGTCGCAGATGTCGACATCGCCGTACGCTGGGGCACCGGCTATGACACAACGGTGAAGAGCTACGTCAACATCATTGCCACACCCAAGGGCGGCACCCACCTCGCTGGCTTCGAGCAGTCGCTACTGAAGACACTGCGGAAAAACGTCGAGGCGAACTCCCGCAAGCTGAAGGCAGGCAACGACAAGCTGGACAAGGACGATGTGCTTGCCGGGCTGACCGCTGTGGTCACTGTCCGGCTGGCTGAGCCCCAGTTCGAGGGACAGACCAAGGAAGTGCTTGGCACATCCGCCGTGCGCTCAATTGTTTCCAAGGTTGTCGAAACTGAGCTGAACGCGATCCTGACCTCGTCCAAGCGGCAGGAGAAGCAACAGGCCTCCCAGCTGCTGGACAAGGTCGTCGCGGAGATGAAGTCGCGTATTTCGGCGCGAATGCACAAGGAAACCCAGCGTCGGAAGACGGCGCTTGAATCCTCCTCGCTTCCGGCCAAGCTCTACGACTGCCGGAAATCCGATCTGCGCACCTCTGAACTCTTCATCGTCGAGGGCGATTCGGCGATGGGAACGGCAAAGGCGGCGCGTAATTCGGAGCATCAGGCTCTGCTGCCGATCCGGGGAAAGATCCTCAACGTGCAGAAGGCCAGCGTGGGCGACATGCTGTCCAATACCGAGTGCGCGGCGATTATCCAGGTGATCGGCGCCGGCTCGGGGCGCAGCTTCGACATCGATGCCTCCCGTTACGGCAAGGTCGTCATCATGACGGATGCCGATGTGGATGGCGCGCATATCCGTACGTTGCTGCTCACACTGTTCTTTCGCTATATGCGGCCGCTCGTCGACGCGGGCAACGTGTATGCCGCAGTGCCGCCGCTGCACCGGATCGAGATCATTAACTCCGGATCGAAGCCGAACGAGGTTGTTTACACCTATTCGGAAGCCGAACTGCACGCCCTGGTGAAGAAACTGAACCGGTCCAACCGGCGTTACAAGGAACCGATCCAGAGGTACAAGGGCCTCGGCGAGATGGACGCAGACCAGTTGGCGGAGACCACGATGGACCCAAGGGCGCGCACGCTGCGCCGGGTGCAGATCGCCGATGCCGCCGCGGCGGAAAAGACGTTCGAGTTGCTGATGGGCTCTGACGTCGCCCCGCGCAAGGAGTTCATTGTGACCGGAGCGGATGACCTCGACCGGGAGCGGATCGACGCCTGA
- a CDS encoding spermidine synthase, with the protein MPRPITPTPVPGEYPISTGTAKLVADAGEAGSWTLWVNGVPSSHIVIGAPERLEFEYMDWIAKILEQVSPAPDAVRALHLGAAGCALPRYIEATRPGSRQLAVEIDARLAELVRDWFDVPRAPLVKIRVGDAGQVVRDLPENRYEIIIRDAFSAETTPVHLADTAFFEQVLRVAGPNGIYLANVADKPPLKAAKAEIRRLFEVFEHVIVAAEPAQLKGRRYGNLVAMASALPLPATEIGRALRNGAAPARVLSGTELQRFCAVPA; encoded by the coding sequence ATGCCCCGCCCGATAACTCCCACTCCCGTGCCCGGGGAATATCCGATCAGCACCGGCACGGCAAAGCTGGTTGCCGACGCCGGCGAGGCCGGCTCCTGGACCTTGTGGGTCAACGGGGTGCCAAGTTCACACATCGTCATCGGCGCCCCGGAACGCCTCGAGTTCGAATACATGGACTGGATCGCGAAGATTCTGGAACAGGTGTCGCCGGCACCGGACGCGGTCCGCGCCCTGCATCTCGGAGCAGCCGGCTGTGCACTGCCGCGATACATCGAAGCCACCCGGCCGGGCTCACGGCAGCTTGCGGTCGAGATCGACGCCAGGCTGGCCGAGCTGGTGCGGGATTGGTTCGACGTACCACGCGCACCACTTGTCAAGATCAGGGTCGGCGATGCCGGCCAGGTTGTCCGGGATCTGCCCGAGAATCGATACGAGATCATCATCCGGGACGCGTTCAGCGCCGAGACCACGCCCGTCCACCTCGCCGACACCGCCTTCTTCGAACAGGTGCTGCGGGTGGCAGGCCCGAACGGGATCTATCTGGCCAACGTCGCGGACAAGCCTCCGCTCAAGGCTGCCAAGGCGGAGATCCGCAGGCTGTTCGAGGTGTTCGAGCACGTTATCGTCGCCGCCGAGCCGGCGCAGCTCAAAGGTCGCCGCTATGGCAATTTGGTTGCGATGGCTTCGGCCCTTCCGCTGCCGGCGACCGAGATCGGCCGGGCGCTTCGAAACGGCGCAGCACCTGCCAGGGTGCTCTCCGGGACGGAACTGCAGCGGTTCTGCGCCGTTCCGGCTTAG
- a CDS encoding RNA polymerase sigma factor, translated as MPNSPSGSSASKPQDGSAAVKPAAGSTTRQQTASALSGGSKKGTATKTTASATTRTPTAAKKPAVKKTTAAKTPVAKTAAKKVAKDAAAPDESVAATEPAAIDAEKTAAAAKPAARRGRKAKAADDVVTEDSEAKEAEGADAEEKEAAAKADKQDSEAVERSGGFVYSPTDDDDAPAQQVVSAGATADPVKDYLKQIGKVALLNAEEEVSLAKRIEAGMFAEDKLANDKKLDPKLAREYKWIIHDGRRAKNHLLEANLRLVVSLAKRYTGRGMLFLDLIQEGNLGLIRAVEKFDYTKGFKFSTYATWWIRQAITRAMADQARTIRIPVHMVEVINKLARVQRQMLQDLGREPTPEELAKELDMTPEKVVEVQKYGREPISLHTPLGEDGDSEFGDLIEDSEAVVPADSVSFTLLQEQLHSVLDTLSEREAGVVSMRFGLSDGQPKTLDEIGKVYGVTRERIRQIESKTMSKLRHPSRSQVLRDYLD; from the coding sequence GTGCCGAATTCCCCATCAGGATCAAGCGCCAGTAAGCCTCAGGACGGTTCCGCTGCTGTTAAGCCCGCGGCCGGGAGTACGACAAGACAACAGACTGCGTCCGCCCTATCAGGCGGCTCGAAGAAGGGCACTGCCACGAAGACAACGGCTAGCGCAACCACTCGCACACCCACGGCCGCGAAGAAGCCGGCAGTGAAGAAGACGACTGCCGCGAAGACTCCCGTTGCCAAGACCGCTGCAAAAAAGGTGGCGAAGGATGCCGCGGCGCCGGACGAATCGGTAGCGGCGACCGAGCCTGCTGCCATCGATGCCGAAAAGACCGCGGCAGCTGCCAAGCCGGCCGCTCGCCGGGGGCGTAAAGCCAAGGCTGCCGACGATGTCGTCACCGAGGACTCCGAGGCCAAAGAAGCCGAAGGCGCCGACGCCGAGGAAAAAGAAGCCGCTGCCAAGGCAGACAAGCAGGATTCCGAGGCGGTCGAGCGCAGTGGCGGGTTTGTTTACTCGCCGACCGATGACGACGACGCTCCTGCCCAGCAGGTAGTCTCAGCCGGCGCAACCGCTGATCCGGTCAAGGACTACCTGAAGCAGATCGGCAAGGTTGCGCTGCTCAACGCCGAGGAAGAAGTATCGCTGGCCAAGCGTATCGAGGCCGGGATGTTTGCCGAGGACAAGCTCGCCAACGACAAGAAGCTCGATCCAAAGCTGGCCCGCGAATACAAGTGGATCATTCACGACGGGCGTCGTGCCAAGAACCACCTGCTTGAGGCAAACCTGCGTCTCGTCGTCTCGCTGGCCAAGCGCTACACCGGCCGCGGCATGCTCTTCCTGGATCTGATCCAGGAAGGAAACCTGGGCCTTATCCGTGCGGTCGAGAAGTTCGACTACACCAAGGGCTTCAAGTTCTCCACCTACGCCACCTGGTGGATTCGGCAGGCGATCACCCGCGCCATGGCGGACCAGGCGCGTACGATCCGCATTCCGGTGCACATGGTCGAAGTGATCAACAAGCTTGCCCGGGTTCAGCGTCAGATGCTGCAGGACCTCGGTCGTGAACCGACTCCGGAAGAGCTCGCCAAGGAACTCGACATGACGCCTGAGAAGGTCGTCGAGGTACAGAAGTACGGCCGGGAGCCGATTTCGCTGCACACGCCGCTTGGCGAGGACGGCGACTCCGAGTTCGGCGACCTGATCGAAGACTCCGAAGCGGTCGTGCCGGCTGATTCCGTCAGCTTCACCCTGCTGCAGGAACAGCTGCATTCTGTTCTTGACACGCTCTCGGAGCGCGAGGCTGGTGTGGTGTCGATGCGGTTCGGGCTGAGCGATGGCCAGCCGAAGACCCTCGACGAGATCGGCAAGGTCTACGGGGTGACCCGGGAGCGGATTCGCCAGATCGAGTCGAAGACCATGTCCAAGCTTCGCCATCCTTCCCGGTCGCAGGTGCTCCGGGACTACCTCGACTAG
- a CDS encoding N-acetylmuramoyl-L-alanine amidase, with protein sequence MKVAGRLGALGTVGLLVVLGACASTQTDAPPTVAPTDSRPSTTGASQQPSDQSSASGRPERPEPAETESDPPEALAGLTVALDPGHNGGNGRHPAKIAEQVPDGRGGTKACNTTGTSARTGYPEHKFTWDVAKRTRELLEDAGAKVVMTRDNDKGVGPCVDKRGKFAAAQDADIMVSIHANGSDNAAAKGFHVIVAHPALNKSQGKDSEAVAEAMAKAMNGAGFPVNANYGKDGIVKRPDLAGLNHASRPAVIVECGEMRNPDQAAEMDSRAGRQKYAAALADGVHRWADTR encoded by the coding sequence ATGAAGGTCGCCGGCCGGCTCGGCGCGTTGGGCACCGTGGGATTACTCGTAGTCCTCGGGGCCTGCGCGTCGACGCAGACCGATGCGCCACCCACGGTTGCGCCCACCGACTCGAGGCCCTCCACAACGGGCGCCAGCCAGCAACCCAGCGACCAGAGCTCCGCCTCCGGACGGCCGGAGCGGCCCGAGCCAGCAGAAACAGAATCAGATCCACCAGAGGCGCTCGCCGGCCTGACCGTGGCGCTCGACCCCGGCCACAACGGCGGCAACGGCCGTCATCCGGCAAAGATCGCCGAACAGGTTCCGGATGGTCGCGGTGGCACAAAGGCCTGTAATACGACGGGAACCTCCGCCCGCACCGGCTACCCGGAACACAAATTCACCTGGGATGTCGCGAAGCGCACCCGCGAGCTGCTCGAAGACGCGGGCGCCAAGGTCGTGATGACCCGCGACAACGACAAGGGCGTGGGCCCCTGCGTCGACAAGCGCGGCAAGTTCGCCGCCGCGCAAGATGCCGACATCATGGTCAGTATCCACGCCAACGGCTCGGACAACGCGGCGGCGAAGGGATTCCACGTCATCGTCGCGCATCCCGCACTCAACAAGTCCCAGGGCAAGGACTCCGAAGCCGTCGCCGAAGCAATGGCCAAAGCGATGAACGGAGCCGGATTCCCGGTCAACGCCAACTACGGGAAGGACGGCATCGTCAAGCGGCCGGACCTCGCGGGACTAAACCACGCCAGCAGGCCCGCCGTGATCGTTGAATGCGGCGAGATGCGAAACCCGGACCAGGCAGCAGAAATGGATTCCCGGGCCGGCAGGCAAAAATACGCTGCGGCCCTTGCCGACGGCGTTCATCGCTGGGCGGACACGAGGTAG
- a CDS encoding MFS transporter, with product MPETHSQNPQNQTLKIYSLWAVGVFAYLIAVLQRTSLGVAGLEATERFHASASVLSMFTVIQLLVYAGLQIPVGVLVDRWGPKILVAAGAALMALGQAVLAFAPEVLWAIVGRLFVGAGDAFTFIAVLRLVVAWFPPSRVPVFTQLTGLVGQLGQILSAVPFVWLLHTAGWTTAFLSAAALSALAVIIAVAVLRMPADAVPSGPAQTVREVWHSVVATWRHPGTQLGLWTHFTTPFSGTMFVLLWGVPFLVSGQGMSTAMASGLLSLYAVSALAAGPITGRLVARHPLRRSWLVLAIVFATMAAWAAVLLWPGRAPFWLIVIMLLVLSVSGPGSMIAFDFARTFNPPSRQGTASGVVNVGGFIAALVAMYLIGLLLDLSQRAWGGDLYQLSHFKLALSVQFLLFGIGVWGIISSRAKARAEMAAMGVRVPPIMEALRRELAAGRQRRQNRRS from the coding sequence GTGCCGGAAACCCACTCACAGAACCCACAGAATCAAACCCTGAAGATTTACTCCTTGTGGGCAGTTGGCGTCTTCGCATACCTGATCGCGGTTCTGCAACGGACAAGTCTCGGCGTTGCCGGGCTGGAGGCCACAGAGCGCTTCCACGCATCCGCCTCGGTGCTGTCGATGTTCACAGTGATCCAGTTGCTGGTGTATGCCGGGCTGCAGATTCCGGTCGGCGTCCTGGTCGACCGCTGGGGACCCAAGATTCTCGTCGCCGCGGGTGCGGCGCTGATGGCGCTTGGTCAGGCTGTGCTCGCCTTCGCCCCCGAGGTGCTGTGGGCCATCGTCGGCCGGCTGTTCGTCGGTGCGGGTGACGCATTCACATTTATCGCCGTTCTCCGCCTCGTCGTTGCCTGGTTCCCGCCGAGCCGGGTGCCGGTGTTCACCCAGCTCACCGGACTCGTCGGCCAGCTCGGCCAGATACTCAGTGCGGTGCCGTTCGTCTGGCTGCTGCACACGGCGGGTTGGACCACGGCATTCCTTTCCGCAGCCGCGTTGTCCGCCCTCGCCGTCATCATTGCGGTGGCAGTGCTGCGAATGCCTGCGGATGCAGTACCGAGCGGACCCGCCCAGACGGTGCGGGAGGTCTGGCACAGCGTGGTCGCTACCTGGCGGCATCCCGGCACACAGCTTGGACTCTGGACGCATTTCACCACGCCGTTCAGCGGAACCATGTTCGTTCTGCTCTGGGGCGTGCCGTTCCTGGTTTCCGGGCAGGGCATGAGCACGGCAATGGCGTCCGGCCTGCTGAGCCTTTACGCCGTGTCTGCGCTGGCGGCCGGCCCGATCACCGGACGCCTGGTAGCCCGGCATCCGCTGCGCCGATCATGGCTGGTGCTGGCAATCGTCTTTGCAACGATGGCCGCATGGGCCGCCGTTCTGCTCTGGCCGGGCCGCGCTCCATTCTGGCTGATCGTGATCATGTTGCTGGTGCTCTCGGTCTCCGGCCCTGGCTCGATGATCGCCTTCGACTTCGCCAGGACCTTCAACCCGCCGAGCCGCCAGGGTACCGCCTCCGGAGTGGTGAACGTGGGTGGTTTCATTGCCGCTCTCGTGGCGATGTATCTGATCGGGCTGCTGCTGGACCTCAGCCAGCGAGCCTGGGGCGGCGATCTCTATCAGCTCTCGCACTTCAAGCTAGCGCTGTCGGTGCAGTTCCTGTTGTTCGGGATCGGCGTCTGGGGAATCATCAGTTCTAGGGCGAAGGCCCGGGCGGAGATGGCGGCCATGGGAGTGCGGGTTCCGCCAATCATGGAGGCGCTGCGCCGGGAGCTGGCCGCCGGCCGGCAACGTCGGCAGAACCGCAGGTCCTAG
- a CDS encoding DUF4192 domain-containing protein, which translates to MDTSTTTAITLREPRDLIAWVPYHLGFRPRDSLVLAAVRRTGREFRIGLTARLDYPPDTATGLSQAAANAYAHALDPDRQANAVIAIIYSDLNLEEQGDQAKASARLLEEALETAGREAFDVFWVGEHGWGSLLCDDAACCPARGRPLEQLTDSSVSAQMIFAGQVAAASVAEMLELPAVSEARRESVAKAALLAADWRRSEIVQGRHEMWAARSIDRWRDAMQRFQNGTEPAASLLGRLAVALCDSWIRDAVLVDIAGWGGRSGDDEAEPDLVKAVATRGGGPEVTRIAAGIAGALDEPPAESRLRLAERLLRHCAACFDDEHRPPCLTVLAWIEWARGHGSAAGHLLDQALQIDPEYRLAVLMETAVSNALMPAWVMQPR; encoded by the coding sequence ATGGACACTTCAACGACTACGGCGATAACCCTGCGGGAACCCCGGGACCTGATTGCCTGGGTTCCGTACCATCTGGGTTTCCGGCCGCGGGACTCTCTCGTGCTGGCGGCCGTCCGGCGCACCGGCCGGGAGTTTCGGATCGGCCTGACCGCCAGGCTGGACTACCCGCCCGATACTGCTACCGGCCTGTCCCAGGCCGCCGCCAATGCCTACGCCCACGCCCTGGACCCGGATCGCCAGGCCAATGCGGTCATTGCCATTATCTACAGTGACCTGAACCTCGAGGAGCAGGGCGATCAGGCGAAAGCGTCGGCACGCCTGCTGGAAGAAGCGCTCGAGACTGCGGGGCGGGAAGCCTTCGACGTCTTCTGGGTGGGTGAGCACGGCTGGGGATCGCTGCTCTGCGACGACGCTGCCTGCTGTCCGGCCCGAGGTCGTCCATTGGAGCAGCTGACCGACAGTTCGGTGAGCGCTCAAATGATTTTCGCCGGCCAGGTGGCCGCGGCAAGCGTGGCCGAAATGCTGGAGCTGCCAGCGGTGTCAGAGGCGCGCCGTGAATCGGTCGCCAAGGCGGCGCTCCTGGCGGCTGACTGGCGCAGATCGGAGATCGTCCAGGGCCGGCACGAGATGTGGGCTGCCCGGTCCATCGATCGGTGGCGTGACGCAATGCAGCGGTTTCAGAACGGCACTGAACCGGCGGCGTCACTCTTGGGGCGTCTCGCGGTCGCCCTCTGCGACTCATGGATCCGCGACGCGGTGCTGGTCGACATCGCCGGCTGGGGAGGCAGATCAGGCGACGACGAGGCGGAACCCGATCTGGTCAAGGCGGTAGCCACCCGGGGTGGTGGCCCGGAAGTCACCCGGATTGCCGCCGGGATCGCCGGAGCCCTCGATGAGCCGCCAGCTGAGTCGCGGCTCCGGCTCGCGGAACGTCTGCTGAGACACTGCGCCGCATGCTTCGACGACGAGCACCGGCCGCCGTGCCTGACAGTGCTGGCGTGGATCGAATGGGCGCGAGGTCACGGTTCGGCGGCCGGACACCTCCTGGATCAGGCGCTGCAAATTGACCCGGAATACCGTTTGGCCGTACTGATGGAGACCGCCGTGTCCAACGCACTGATGCCGGCATGGGTGATGCAGCCGCGCTAA